In Candidatus Hadarchaeales archaeon, the genomic stretch CGCCGGCAGTCCCCTCTCTACTTCTGAGACTGCCAAAATCTCACCCTTAATTTTGTGGACTGCTTCTTCTTCTAAAATTTTACTCCTTCATACCAGAAAACCTGAGAGTTTGAATACCAGTGCTGCTGCTACCACGAAGGGAACGAGGAAGGTGAGTCCCTTGGACACCTTTCCGTACCTCACGATTCCCACTGCCAAGGAACAGAGGGAGGCCTGGATGAGGATATAACCCAACACGATGAAGTCCATACCCTCCGGCATCCTCACCCCCCCTCCCCCCTTCCCTATGGAAACGGTGAGCCCCAAGATGAAGGGGCAGGCAAAGAGGGAAACTGCCACCAGGAAAAGGACCTGCTGCGTGGTGGTGGCCCTCCTTTCCCTCTGGAGGGCATGGACTTCCCCGATGTCCCTCGCGACGGCCTGAAGGACATCCGCCAAAGCCACCCCCCTTTCTATGCCCTCTATGAGGAGTCCGAAGGCCCTCTCGCAAAGGGGTGAGCCGGATCTAAGGGAGATGGCCCAAAGGGCTTCCACCAACGGACGTCCCCTCCTCACCTCCGCCAAGGCCCTTTCGAACTCCGCCGAGAGCACCCCATAGCCCGACCTAGCTACTTCCTCCATCGCCACGTCTATGCTCATTCCCGCCCTCAGGGTGCTGGCCATTTGTCTGAGCGCATCGGGGAGTTCCCTCTCCAGTTTGGCCGCCCTCCGCTGGACGAGATAGGAAGGAACACCAAAGGTTCCACCCAAGAAGGTCGCCACGGCTCCCAAGAGGAAGAAGGGGAGAAAGAGGGAGGGGGAGAGGAAGAGGAAGGCCAAACTCCCCGCCACCACCCCCCCCACCAAGGAAAAGAGAAAACAGATCCCAGCATATTCCTCCGCACTCAAGAGGATGCCCGTGGAGAGGAGTTTGCGATCTATCTTCTCCAGGAACCCGCTGGGCAGGAAGCGTTTGGAAATCTCCGCTGCCCTCTTCACCATCCCCATTTCACAACCTCGGCTCGAACCTTTTCACCATGAAGAGGAAAACCACGAGGAGGAAGGGTACCAGGAGGAGGAAGAGGACGGCGGCGGACTGGGTGCTCATGGCAGCCCCTCCCATCCCGGAGGTCACGGTGGTCATGATGATGAGAAGGGCTGGAACCACCGAAGAGGCGAACATGTAGATCAGGGTCAACATGTTCAGGGACTGGGTGTAGTCCCTGAGTTTCATACGCATCTCGAAGGAAGTTTCATCCGCCAAAGAATTGAGGAGATGGGAGAGATCCCCTCCCACCCTCAGGGTCCTCACCACCTGTCTGACGAAGCGCTTCAGGGGTTCGGACTCCACCCTCTGGGCCAGGGAGGTGAGTGCCTCCTCCATGCTCATTCCCCCATTCATGTCCCTCACTACCCTTCCGAATTCCTCCGAGAGCACACCGTAGTTGGCCTTGCTCACCGAGGTCACACTCTCCGGAAGACCTATTCCAGAGGAGAGATGGGTGGCCATGTGCCTGAGCGCATAGGGCATTTCCCTGTTGATGGCCACCGCCCGGCTCTTCACCCTGCTCCTGGGATAAATCCTGCCGAACGTGAAGGAGAAGAGGAAGGAGAGGGGGGCCACCAAGAGGGCTAGGAAGGTGGAAAAGAGGAGGAAGGAAAAAAGGAAGGAGAAGAGGGCTACCAAAATGCTCACTCCCAGCACCAGGGAAACATACCTCTCCGGTGAAAGGGGGAGGTTCGCACGGTAAAGATCTTGGTCTATCCCCTTGAAGAAGCCCATGAGCCTCTCCGCCGGGTGCCTAAGGGGTCCGTAGAAGGTCTGGGAAAGACGTTCGGAGAGGGGTTTCCTCAGTTCCTCCTTCCTTTCCTCCCTCAACCTCCTTTCCCTGCTTTCCCTTTCGGCTTCCCTCCTTTCCTCTTCCACCCTCAGCTCCAGCTCCTTCAGCTCCCTCAGCCTCCTCGTCATCTCGTCTTCCTTGGGGGGTCCGAGCCTGGCTAAATCCCTCGCCTTGCTCACCACCTCCCCCGTCCTCATCACCCCTCCCCCCACCCTCGAGAACCACCGGGAGAGCCTACCCCGCTTCCCCCCCACCTTACCCCCCCTTCACCTTCTTGAGCAGACCCTCAGGATCCTGGTAGTACTCCTGAATGACCTTCCCCACTTCGAACACGTTCCTTATCCCCTTCTGCCTCATCCACTCGAGCACCATGGCCCTCCTCTTGAGCTCCAGCTCTATTTCCGTCCCGCTCCTCCCGCTGAGCTCCGAAAGAACCTGCCTGAACTTCAGGGGGACTCCCGTGGGCTCCACCCTGTCCGTTCTTGGATTCCACTTGAAGATCCTGCTGAGCTGGGGCTTACCCCCCTCCAAGCCCGTGATTTCGGCTATCTCCGTGATCCTTCGGATGTGCCCCTTCTGTCTATGATAGATGCGCTGGAGCATCACGATCACGTCCAGCGCTGGAATCATGATGGGTGGAACGCTCATGGGTGGTTCGGTGAGGCGGGTGATGGTTTCAGCCGCACTGTTGGCGTGTAGGGTACCCATACAGTTAGAAACTAGGACCCCGTTGGCCACGTAGTTGTGGTCCTCTTCCACCGTCAGGTCGTAAACGGTCTTTCCCTCCAGCTCCACCTCCTCCACCCTCTCCACCTCATCCCAGTAAACGTCCGAAGATGCCAGCAAACCGAGCTTGCACGCAACCTCCACTGCCCCCACATCCCCCCTCTTTTTCGCCTCCTCCAGCATGGCGGATGCCATGGCGCCCAAGGCCCTCCTGCCCACCGCCAGGCTCCTCCCCTTCTCGAGGTGGCGGATGAGGCTCTCGCTCACCCTCCAGTACCTGGAAGCTCTCCTGGAGAGCTCCGCCACGCTCAGTCCCAGGGACTCCCTCAGTCTCCTGAGGCTCTCCCCTACCCCCGGCACCCTCTCCACGTAGGTCCCACGATACGACCTCTGCTCCCTGACCACCCTCTCAAGCTCCCTCCGCTTGCGTCCGTGGTGCATGGGGATGGTCCTCAGAAATCTCTCCAGGTTCTCCACTCCCCTGACCATGACCCGGTAAAGCGCGCCCTTCCCCCCGTTCTCGTACTTCCTCACCACGGCCGGAATGCCCAGCCTCTGCAGACCGTACCAGACTTTCCTCGCTCCCTCCTCGCTCTTGGTGGTGAGCATGATGGAAGGGGTCCCCGCATCCACCGACCCATCGGCATCGAAGAGCCCAGCCAGGTAGCTCGAGAGGATCTCCCTCCGCACCAGCACGAGATCGGGCACGGTCCAGCTGGCGGCTTTACTCCCTCTGGGGATTCCAAAGACCTTAGCCAGCACCTCGGAGAAAATCTTGGACCCCAGGTCCAGTCTGCAGAACTTCCCCTCCCTCCTCCCCCGGAACTCGTAGCCCGGCAGGTAAATCCTGGCGCACCTGATGAACTCCTCCAGATACTCCTCGTCGTCAAAGGTCACAGAGGTGAAGTACCCGTCGGACGAGAGGTACCCGTCCCCGCACACCACCCCGGCAAGGTAAGCCAGCTCAGTGGAAATGGAAGAGGGGATGCGCACGGGATGGCTGTTGGGGCTCAGCATGAACTCCGCCCTCCAAAGCTCCTCACCCCCATTGTTCGGGACCTTCCTGTACCTCCTCCCGAGGAAGGTGACCTCTCCCTCCCCGTCCGGCACAAGGAGATACCGGCTCAGGCCTCTGAAGAGCTCCAGGTCCACCCGCGGTTCCCTCTCCTCCACGGGAGGGGAGAGCAGGCAGGCCACGAACTCCCCGGGTTTCAGGGAGCCTGCCTCCTTTCTCACCACCTCACCTCCCGCTATGGTGAAGAGCGGGTGGTTCCTCGTGAGGATCACTTCCTGACCGGACCTCGTCAGGATCCTAACCATCTTCTCTCCCTTCCTGACCTTCCTGCGCCAGACCCTCGTCACGGTGTGCACGCCCGCCTTCAGCCTCCCGTCCACGCTGACCACGTCGAACCTGTCCCCCTCCTCAAGTTCGATGAACTCCAGGTCCCCGTACTTCCTCTCCCTTCCGGCGTACTTTCGGAAGAGCTCCTCGCATACCTCCCCGATCAGCCTGTGGCTTCCATCGGGGAACTGAATGACCGAGGTATCGAAGAGGGCGCCATTATGTCCCGTGTTCATGGCCGTGAACATCGTCCTGGCCTCGGGCCCCCTTACCTCCCCCACCACGATCCGATCGGGTCTCATGCGGAGGGCATTTTTAACGAGATCGTCCATGGTGATCTCCCCGCGCCCCTCGATGTTGGGGGGACGGGTGTTGGGGTTGGTGGCTATCAGACCCGTCTCCCCCGCCGGGTAATAATGGGAGGAAGCCGGGGCCACGTTATAGGAGGGTGTGGCCCGCCAGTTCCTCTCCCTCCTCACCTCCACCACCTTGCACCACAGGACATCGCCCTCCCCCCCCAGGACCCCCCTGGGACGGTGCTGCCAGTCCCTCCCCAGCATGGCGCGGGCCCGCTTCCTATTACGATCCTCCAGGTAAGGGAGGAGCTTTGAGGCGAGGCTCTCGCTCTCCCCGCCGCTCACCACCACCTGGTACCCGAAGCTCCGCTTGAAACCACCTTTCCTCCTCCGGAGCTTGCTGAAGACCCCCAACCGGAGGAGGAGGTATCTCACCCCGAAAGCCAGCTCCCGGCTCGAGGTGCTCAGGAAGATCCTGTTGTTCCTCCAGTCCACGCACCCATCCGTGTCGACCAGCCCGGCGAGATAGGCGGCTATCACCCCCTCTCCCGACCTCTGGATTACCTCCGGAACCCTCACCGACTTCGCCTTCTTCCCCACGGGCAGGCCAAAGACCTTCCTGAAGAAGTGGCTAACCACCGCAGAGTCCACCACGTAGCACCACTCGGTCTTGCCTTTCCTCACCCTCTTCCTCACCACTGGCAACAGGCCGAAGCTCTCCCTGAAGAGGGTGGAAATCCGACCCATCCTCCTTCCAGGGTAAATCTTTATCCGGTACTCCTCCAGACTTCCGTCACCAGAGATGACGCCGACGAGATAGGAGAGCCCTTCGTCCACCTTCCCGGGAATCCTCACCGGGACTTTCCCCCTTCTCCCCACCAGCATGCGTACACGGGGGGGTCTCTCCCCGACACCTTCTGAGAGCCTGATCAAAACTCCTAGGGGAATGTGGTTCGGGTTCCCCTTCTTGTAGAGGAAGCCCTCCAAGCTCTTGAGGGAGACCCCGGCCATCCTCGCCAGCTCCCGATTGGTGAGCCCACGCTTCTTGAGCTTCCCAACCAGCCTCCGGAGCTTGGGGAGGGCCTCCTCGCTCGGGACCCTCCAGCGGGGCCCAAAAATCGAGTATGGGTCAATCCCGACAGCACGTCCCCTGGCCTTTATTCTCCTGAGGACGGGGAGGTAATCGCCTGGCCTCAGGTCCTCCGCCCTCACCCGCACCTTTCTCCCTCCCGAGAGGGCGATGAGGGGTGAACCAGGGGTTAGTCTCAACTCAGAACCGTCGGAGGTTCTCACCCTAACCCAGTACTCGGGTATGTGCGTTCTGCCCAAAAGCTCCACCCTGTCCCTGAAAACCCTCAGGCGAGCAGTCTCCGTGGCCAGCAAAGTCCGCAGCAGATTGGGCTTCCTGAGGTAGAGATTGGCACCCGAGAGAAGGATTTCCCCCCTCTGACTCTTCAGCTCAAGCTCGAAGGTCTTCCCCACCTCCCTCAACACGCCCTCCCCGTCCACGAAGTGGGTGGACGGATGAACGCACTCAAGCCTCACCCAGTGGGGATGGGGCAATTGAAGCTCCGCGGTGTTGTGGCAGAGGATCTGGTTGCACACGAAGCTCTGGGTTTCGGGCAGGCTGAGGTCGTAGACATATCCCTCCCACTCCTCCTCTTCCACGCCCACGACCCTGTCGAAGTAGAGATCGCTCCTGGCCAGCCTGTAAAGGGACGTCCTCCTGAAGGCGGGGGAAAGCTCTCCCAGCACCAGCACTTCCTCCCTCCCCACCCTCCCCCTCCGAAGGGCCCTCCTGAGGCGGGAGAGGAACCAATGGTTCTTCCCCAGCTTTCCGGCCAACCCGGCTGTATGCTCCCTCAGCTCCTCCCTCAACCTCCCCGCGAGAGGGAGGGGATCCGTTTCCTGTCCCGTCCTGCGGGAAGCGGCCTGCTCCAACTTCCTCCTCTTTTCCTCCCCTATCAGCCCTATCTTCTCCCTCAGGAGGCGGAGGAACCTGGCGCCGGAGATGGAACCCCTGTATACCCCCCTCCCACCGTTGCTTCCCACCATCCCCTCCTCCAGCCTCAGGCGGGAGATGATGCCGAACCTGAGGAGGAGGGCCTGGAGGTCCCGCAGGAGAGCTGGGGAGGCGGAAGAGAACTGAACCTCGTATCTTGTCACGCATCCATTGGCGCTCAGGTAACCACGCAGGAGCCCAGCCACCACCTCCTCCGTGGCCCCGAGGAAAACCTCCGGGACCCTGCGCTCGTGGTCTTCCCTTAGCCCCAGCACCTCCTGGAAGAAGGTCTTGAAAACGGCGGAGTTTATGAGGAGGGAGTGCCCGTCGCTGTGCTCTCGCACCCTAAGCCCCAGCCGGGAGGCGAGCCTCCTCACGGTTTCGGCCAGCTCACCCTTCTGTCCGACGGAAAAGCCCACGGAGTTCTTGTCGTAGAAACCGTCCGCCAACCAGATACCGGCCAGAATCCCCAGCTCCTCGCACAGCTTGATCCTGGGGGGGAGGATTTGGGGGGAGGTCGCGTGGGGCACGTACATCCCCCCGTCGGCCGCCAGCTTGAACCTCCCAAACCTGGAATCGCTGGTCAAATCGAAGGTGGGGTCTTCCCCCTCTATCCTGATTCTCCCCGGAACCGCCAGATAGTCCCCAATCCTCAGCTCCCCACCCCTGATGGGACGAAGCTCCCCTCCTCTCACCCCAAAAAGGGAATGATCCTTGGTAACCCTGATCTCCCTCCCCGTAGCCGTGCGAATCCTGACCAGCGGCTTCCTCACCCAGTGCCTGATGAAGAGGCTGGGCCTCTCGAAGCGCACCTTACCCTCCCCATCCAGGGTCAGGACCTCCCAGGGGGCCTCTCCCACCTCGTGACCGGAGACCGCCCTCCATCCCCTCTCCCGCAGGGCCCTTTCCACCAGCTCACCCAGCGTGGTCCTGATCACCCTACCCTCCACCTTGGCCAGCACCTCCGCCTCCCCACTCACGCTGTCCTCTATCGAGATGATCCTCTCGTGTGCCGGAACGAAGGTGGTGGCGGCATTCAGGAGGGTGGTCTTTCCGCTCCCCGTTCCCCCCGAGAAGAGGATGTTGGCAGGCTTGACATCCAAACCGTGTACCAAAAGCCAGAGGAAGGCCCCCACCTCGGGAGAAAGGGTGCCGAAGTTCATGAGATCCACCACGGTGAGGGGATCCTTCCTGAACTTCCTGATGGAGAGGGTGGGACCTTCCAGGGAAACCGGAGGAATGGTGGCGTTGATCCTGCTACCATCGGGAAGACGGGCATCCAGAAGGGGCATTTGGTGGTCTATCCTCCTACCCACCAGTCTTGCCATCTTGTCTATGTAGTATCTTATCGTGTCCTCATCCTCGAAAACGATGTTGGTGGAACACATCCCATACCTGCTGTGGTAGACGTAAACGGGTTTGTTCACCCCTATCACAAGGATGTCTTCCAACTTGTCATCGGCGATGAGGTAATCCAAGGGCCCATAACCAATCATGTCGTGGAAGGCCAGTTCGGAGAGTTCTTTCAACCTTCCCGAAGGCAAACGCATTCCTTTGCTCTCCCTCTCCAGGATCTTCATGAGTTCCTGCATGAAGATCCTACGGCGTTCGGAGGGATCCGTTATGCTATCTGGATCGATCTTGATCTCCTCAACTGCCTTTTTCTTACAGAGGGCCAGCAATTCCCTTTCCTTCTGTGTTAGCTCTGGAATCCTCAACCTGTAGAGGGGAAGGCTCTCCCCTTCGAGTTTTAGGATTTCTGCCGTACCATACCTATCCAAAACCTTCTCCACCTTCCCCTTCACTTCGGGGGAGAGGAGGGGACCCGCCTTCCTTTCTTCAAGCTTGGAAACTTCGGGTGTCTCACCGAGCAAACGGGAGAGGACTTCCTTTCCCCCGGGCTTTTCTTCCTTAAGCCTCAGGAGTCTCTCGATCTCCTTGCGTTTTTCCTTTCCTACCACTTCCTCCCCTTATTTCCCTCGACGCCTGGGGATAAAAGGTAGAATCAACTCAAAGCACTAAAGCCAAAATTATGTCCTTCAAGTTGGTCTGGTAAAACTCGTATCTCAGGATGAGCTCCCCAGCCTCCCTGGGAACCCTCACCAAGTATACCATGGTCAGGTCCAGGTTTCCTGCACCCACTCCCTGGAGGGAACCAAGCACCTTTAAGAGGTAATCCTTGAGGTTTAGGGCTTCGGCTTCCGTGGATCCTCCTGCCGCCGCTTTGAGGGTTTCCCAGATATCAATACTATAGGAGGAGGAGGTCGTGCCCACCGTCCTATTCCAGTTGATGGTCCGGAGATCGGCTTCGGAACTCATCACCTTCGTCACGGTGGCATTGCCCACCAGCAGAAACATGTTATCCCTTTGGAGATCGTAAACGTAGAGGTTCACCCTAGAGCCCGGGAGAACGGAAGGTGACATTTTAAGGGGGGAGAGAACGGGCACCTCTAACTCCTCCGTCCCTTCGAAATGTAATTCTCTGAGGAAGGTCCAATCGCTGGAGAGCACAAGCTCCCTGGCATTCTCCTTGGTGAGGTAAGTCCAGGAAGTGGGGGAATTGTGTTTCATGATTACCCTTTCGTTCTCTATGGAAGAGATGAGGCCGAGCAGGTATTCCCTCCAGACGGCGGTGGCCCTCCTACCTATTTCCTCCTGCATAACTTGGAGCTCCGAAAGGGTATTCTTCGAATTGACCTCCGCCCTCAGCTCGGAAGCCAGGGAGGAAAGGAGGGACACGTTGGAGGCGGAGTGATAGGTTCCGTTGGAGGCGAGCTCTACCAACCTCAAAAGGTTTTCCCTTGTCCTTTCCCTCACCAGGGCTGCGTTGACCTCCACCAGGATGGATCCAACCTCTCCGACCGACTTGGCCTTCTTTATCCTAGCGGAAAACTGTTGGGCCAAGGTCTTTGCCTGATCCGTCGGTACCCTTGCTAAACCCGAAGCTACCTGTTGTAAGGCCGAAGTCTTGGCCTCCCTGAGATCCTCCGCGGCGGGCCTCGCCCAAAGGAAAAGATAGGCGGAGAAAAAAGCAAGACCTATGAGGGAAAAAATCACCGCCGCCCCAAGGATGGGTCTCCAATCCTTTACCTTTCGGCGAGTAACCATTCTTACTCCTCGGAGGGATGACTTTTAATAACTACCGAAAAGGGAATCACGGGAGCCTTAAATGTGGGAGAGGAGAGAGGAAAGAAGTGCTGGAGTTCCTCCCCACTGCTCTGGCTCTTTTAACGGCCACGGTGGCGATTTATACGGATGTTTTCAAGAATAGGATCATCCCGGACACCCTCACCCTTCCCATGATAGGGATAGGAATCCTCTTCCATCTCTTCTTGGGGGTATGGAAAGGGAATCTTTACCTAGCCCTTTCCGGGATGATGGGGGCAATCCTGGCCTTCTCCCTTTCCTACCTCCTCTGGCTCTTGGGGGGATGGGCGGGAGGGGACGTG encodes the following:
- a CDS encoding type II secretion system F family protein — its product is MGMVKRAAEISKRFLPSGFLEKIDRKLLSTGILLSAEEYAGICFLFSLVGGVVAGSLAFLFLSPSLFLPFFLLGAVATFLGGTFGVPSYLVQRRAAKLERELPDALRQMASTLRAGMSIDVAMEEVARSGYGVLSAEFERALAEVRRGRPLVEALWAISLRSGSPLCERAFGLLIEGIERGVALADVLQAVARDIGEVHALQRERRATTTQQVLFLVAVSLFACPFILGLTVSIGKGGGGVRMPEGMDFIVLGYILIQASLCSLAVGIVRYGKVSKGLTFLVPFVVAAALVFKLSGFLV
- a CDS encoding type II secretion system F family protein, coding for MGGKRGRLSRWFSRVGGGVMRTGEVVSKARDLARLGPPKEDEMTRRLRELKELELRVEEERREAERESRERRLREERKEELRKPLSERLSQTFYGPLRHPAERLMGFFKGIDQDLYRANLPLSPERYVSLVLGVSILVALFSFLFSFLLFSTFLALLVAPLSFLFSFTFGRIYPRSRVKSRAVAINREMPYALRHMATHLSSGIGLPESVTSVSKANYGVLSEEFGRVVRDMNGGMSMEEALTSLAQRVESEPLKRFVRQVVRTLRVGGDLSHLLNSLADETSFEMRMKLRDYTQSLNMLTLIYMFASSVVPALLIIMTTVTSGMGGAAMSTQSAAVLFLLLVPFLLVVFLFMVKRFEPRL
- a CDS encoding ATPase, T2SS/T4P/T4SS family, producing the protein MVGKEKRKEIERLLRLKEEKPGGKEVLSRLLGETPEVSKLEERKAGPLLSPEVKGKVEKVLDRYGTAEILKLEGESLPLYRLRIPELTQKERELLALCKKKAVEEIKIDPDSITDPSERRRIFMQELMKILERESKGMRLPSGRLKELSELAFHDMIGYGPLDYLIADDKLEDILVIGVNKPVYVYHSRYGMCSTNIVFEDEDTIRYYIDKMARLVGRRIDHQMPLLDARLPDGSRINATIPPVSLEGPTLSIRKFRKDPLTVVDLMNFGTLSPEVGAFLWLLVHGLDVKPANILFSGGTGSGKTTLLNAATTFVPAHERIISIEDSVSGEAEVLAKVEGRVIRTTLGELVERALRERGWRAVSGHEVGEAPWEVLTLDGEGKVRFERPSLFIRHWVRKPLVRIRTATGREIRVTKDHSLFGVRGGELRPIRGGELRIGDYLAVPGRIRIEGEDPTFDLTSDSRFGRFKLAADGGMYVPHATSPQILPPRIKLCEELGILAGIWLADGFYDKNSVGFSVGQKGELAETVRRLASRLGLRVREHSDGHSLLINSAVFKTFFQEVLGLREDHERRVPEVFLGATEEVVAGLLRGYLSANGCVTRYEVQFSSASPALLRDLQALLLRFGIISRLRLEEGMVGSNGGRGVYRGSISGARFLRLLREKIGLIGEEKRRKLEQAASRRTGQETDPLPLAGRLREELREHTAGLAGKLGKNHWFLSRLRRALRRGRVGREEVLVLGELSPAFRRTSLYRLARSDLYFDRVVGVEEEEWEGYVYDLSLPETQSFVCNQILCHNTAELQLPHPHWVRLECVHPSTHFVDGEGVLREVGKTFELELKSQRGEILLSGANLYLRKPNLLRTLLATETARLRVFRDRVELLGRTHIPEYWVRVRTSDGSELRLTPGSPLIALSGGRKVRVRAEDLRPGDYLPVLRRIKARGRAVGIDPYSIFGPRWRVPSEEALPKLRRLVGKLKKRGLTNRELARMAGVSLKSLEGFLYKKGNPNHIPLGVLIRLSEGVGERPPRVRMLVGRRGKVPVRIPGKVDEGLSYLVGVISGDGSLEEYRIKIYPGRRMGRISTLFRESFGLLPVVRKRVRKGKTEWCYVVDSAVVSHFFRKVFGLPVGKKAKSVRVPEVIQRSGEGVIAAYLAGLVDTDGCVDWRNNRIFLSTSSRELAFGVRYLLLRLGVFSKLRRRKGGFKRSFGYQVVVSGGESESLASKLLPYLEDRNRKRARAMLGRDWQHRPRGVLGGEGDVLWCKVVEVRRERNWRATPSYNVAPASSHYYPAGETGLIATNPNTRPPNIEGRGEITMDDLVKNALRMRPDRIVVGEVRGPEARTMFTAMNTGHNGALFDTSVIQFPDGSHRLIGEVCEELFRKYAGRERKYGDLEFIELEEGDRFDVVSVDGRLKAGVHTVTRVWRRKVRKGEKMVRILTRSGQEVILTRNHPLFTIAGGEVVRKEAGSLKPGEFVACLLSPPVEEREPRVDLELFRGLSRYLLVPDGEGEVTFLGRRYRKVPNNGGEELWRAEFMLSPNSHPVRIPSSISTELAYLAGVVCGDGYLSSDGYFTSVTFDDEEYLEEFIRCARIYLPGYEFRGRREGKFCRLDLGSKIFSEVLAKVFGIPRGSKAASWTVPDLVLVRREILSSYLAGLFDADGSVDAGTPSIMLTTKSEEGARKVWYGLQRLGIPAVVRKYENGGKGALYRVMVRGVENLERFLRTIPMHHGRKRRELERVVREQRSYRGTYVERVPGVGESLRRLRESLGLSVAELSRRASRYWRVSESLIRHLEKGRSLAVGRRALGAMASAMLEEAKKRGDVGAVEVACKLGLLASSDVYWDEVERVEEVELEGKTVYDLTVEEDHNYVANGVLVSNCMGTLHANSAAETITRLTEPPMSVPPIMIPALDVIVMLQRIYHRQKGHIRRITEIAEITGLEGGKPQLSRIFKWNPRTDRVEPTGVPLKFRQVLSELSGRSGTEIELELKRRAMVLEWMRQKGIRNVFEVGKVIQEYYQDPEGLLKKVKGG